A portion of the Halopelagius inordinatus genome contains these proteins:
- the trpB gene encoding tryptophan synthase subunit beta has protein sequence MTETTTDGKFGEYGGQYVPEALMPAIAELTDAYERYVLENEDGFMDEFRRRLRDFGGRPTPTQHAERLSERYGCDVYLKREDLLHGGAHKLNNALGQVLLAKYMGKERIVAETGAGQHGTATAMAAAHLDMPCEVYMGRRDINRQRPNVFRMRLNGSEVTPVTVGRGTLKEAISETMRDWATNVEDTHYVIGSVVGPHPFPAMVRDFQSVISEEAREQMREKTDGLPDSVIACAGGGSNTMGAFAEFVGDESVGLYAVEAGGDSLSVDEEAGVAPNSASLSTGREGVLHGARTKILQDRDGQIMESHSVSSGLDYAGVGPELAHLVDETRVTAVNVDDDAALTAFHRLSQTEGIIPALESAHAFAYLEEHHEELGDSVLVNLSGRGDKDLESVIEETEKRDIDIAPDMTEFAGGF, from the coding sequence ATGACGGAGACAACGACAGACGGCAAGTTCGGCGAGTACGGTGGTCAGTACGTCCCCGAAGCGCTCATGCCCGCGATAGCGGAGTTGACCGACGCCTACGAGCGCTACGTGCTGGAGAACGAAGACGGCTTCATGGACGAGTTCCGGCGTCGCCTGCGCGACTTCGGCGGGCGACCGACGCCCACGCAACACGCAGAGCGACTGTCGGAGCGATACGGCTGCGACGTCTACCTGAAACGGGAGGACCTCCTCCACGGGGGCGCGCACAAACTCAACAACGCCCTCGGACAGGTCCTCTTGGCGAAGTACATGGGCAAAGAGCGAATCGTCGCGGAGACGGGCGCGGGCCAACACGGGACGGCGACGGCGATGGCCGCGGCGCACCTCGACATGCCCTGCGAGGTGTACATGGGTCGGCGCGACATCAACCGCCAACGACCCAACGTCTTCCGGATGCGACTCAACGGCTCCGAGGTGACGCCCGTCACCGTCGGACGCGGCACCCTGAAGGAGGCGATAAGCGAGACGATGCGCGACTGGGCGACGAACGTCGAAGACACCCACTACGTCATCGGGTCGGTCGTCGGCCCGCATCCGTTCCCGGCGATGGTTCGGGACTTCCAGTCCGTCATCTCCGAGGAGGCCCGAGAACAGATGCGCGAGAAGACGGACGGTCTCCCCGACTCCGTCATCGCCTGCGCTGGCGGCGGGTCGAACACGATGGGCGCGTTCGCCGAGTTCGTCGGCGACGAGAGCGTCGGACTCTACGCCGTCGAGGCGGGCGGCGACTCCCTCTCCGTGGACGAGGAGGCGGGCGTCGCTCCGAACTCCGCGTCGCTCTCGACGGGACGCGAAGGCGTCCTCCACGGCGCGCGCACGAAGATTCTTCAGGACCGAGACGGCCAGATTATGGAGTCACACTCCGTCTCCTCGGGACTGGACTACGCGGGCGTCGGCCCGGAACTCGCACACCTCGTGGACGAAACTCGGGTGACCGCGGTGAACGTCGACGACGACGCGGCGTTGACGGCGTTCCACCGCCTCTCACAGACCGAGGGCATCATCCCGGCACTGGAGTCCGCCCACGCCTTCGCGTATCTCGAAGAACACCACGAGGAGTTGGGCGATTCGGTGTTGGTGAACCTCTCCGGTCGGGGGGACAAGGACCTCGAATCCGTCATCGAGGAGACGGAGAAACGAGATATCGACATCGCGCCCGACATGACCGAGTTCGCGGGGGGGTTCTAG
- the trpA gene encoding tryptophan synthase subunit alpha, whose translation MANDALEAAFADGPAFVPYLAAGDPDYDSSLEYVEALARGGADVIELGLPFSEPVAEGPTIQDAVVRSLEAGMTPARFFEFVEDLDVDVPLVCMTYYNLIYQYGDEQGPRPFVEKAADVGLSGFVVPDLPAEEADPLREACDEFGLDLVFIVAPTTRGDRLDRMMQRVSGYVYVQARLGVTGARDDVSGQTEQSLDRLEAYDVPKAVGFGIKTGDHAERIVAGGADGIIVGSALVDIVAEGHENGDDAETVAERLESLARELKAGAERGFAQRAPQAERT comes from the coding sequence ATGGCGAACGACGCCCTCGAAGCGGCCTTCGCGGACGGCCCGGCGTTCGTCCCGTATCTGGCGGCCGGTGACCCCGACTACGACTCGTCGCTCGAGTACGTCGAAGCACTCGCGCGCGGCGGCGCGGACGTCATCGAACTCGGACTGCCGTTCTCCGAACCCGTCGCCGAGGGACCGACCATCCAAGACGCGGTCGTTCGCTCGTTAGAGGCGGGGATGACGCCCGCCCGCTTCTTCGAGTTCGTCGAGGACCTGGACGTGGACGTGCCACTCGTCTGCATGACGTACTACAACCTCATCTACCAGTACGGGGACGAACAGGGGCCGCGTCCGTTCGTCGAGAAGGCCGCCGACGTCGGCCTCTCGGGGTTCGTCGTCCCTGACCTGCCCGCGGAGGAGGCAGACCCCCTGCGCGAGGCCTGCGACGAGTTCGGGTTGGACCTCGTGTTCATCGTCGCGCCGACGACGCGCGGCGACCGACTCGACAGGATGATGCAGCGAGTGTCGGGGTACGTCTACGTGCAGGCCCGACTCGGCGTCACGGGCGCGCGCGACGACGTCTCCGGGCAGACCGAACAGAGCCTCGACAGACTCGAAGCGTACGACGTACCGAAGGCGGTCGGATTCGGAATCAAGACCGGCGACCACGCGGAACGAATCGTCGCCGGCGGCGCGGACGGCATCATCGTCGGAAGCGCCCTCGTGGACATCGTCGCGGAGGGTCACGAGAACGGCGACGACGCCGAAACGGTCGCCGAACGACTCGAATCGCTCGCTCGCGAACTGAAAGCGGGCGCCGAACGTGGGTTCGCGCAACGTGCGCCCCAAGCGGAACGCACATAA
- a CDS encoding 2-amino-3,7-dideoxy-D-threo-hept-6-ulosonate synthase: MHAGLDARLERISTDGRYLVVPMDHGITLGPVKGLVELETTVDAITRGGADAVLTQKGVAPRVHPNKNGKGYIVHVNGSTVIGPDENDKRITGSVEEALRSGADAVSFHMNVGSEHEPDQMTQLGELTEKAHRYGVPVLAMNYARGSGIDEHDAESLAHAVRLAEELGADVVKTAYSGDGDSFERVCQATRLPVIIAGGSRGTDRDTVEMVRGAMDGGAAGVSMGRSIFQHDDPEAITRAVSAVVHEDADTESALREAGLGIEA; encoded by the coding sequence ATGCACGCAGGACTCGACGCACGACTCGAACGCATCTCGACAGACGGACGATACCTCGTCGTCCCGATGGACCACGGAATCACGCTCGGGCCCGTCAAGGGCCTCGTAGAGTTGGAAACGACGGTAGACGCCATCACGCGCGGCGGCGCGGACGCCGTCCTCACGCAGAAAGGCGTCGCCCCGCGCGTCCACCCCAACAAAAACGGAAAGGGCTACATCGTCCACGTCAACGGGTCGACGGTCATCGGCCCCGACGAGAACGACAAACGCATCACGGGGTCCGTCGAGGAGGCCCTTCGCTCGGGCGCGGACGCCGTCTCCTTTCACATGAACGTCGGTTCGGAGCACGAACCCGACCAGATGACGCAACTCGGCGAACTGACCGAGAAGGCTCACCGCTACGGCGTCCCCGTCCTCGCGATGAACTACGCGCGAGGGTCGGGAATCGACGAACACGACGCCGAGAGCCTCGCGCACGCGGTGCGACTCGCGGAGGAACTCGGCGCGGACGTGGTGAAGACGGCCTACAGCGGTGACGGCGACTCCTTCGAACGCGTCTGTCAGGCGACGCGCCTGCCGGTCATCATCGCGGGCGGCAGTCGCGGCACGGACAGAGACACGGTCGAGATGGTCCGCGGCGCGATGGACGGCGGCGCGGCGGGCGTCTCGATGGGACGCTCTATCTTCCAACACGACGACCCCGAAGCGATTACGCGCGCGGTGAGCGCCGTCGTCCACGAGGACGCAGACACGGAGAGCGCACTCCGCGAGGCCGGACTCGGCATCGAAGCGTAA
- a CDS encoding 3-dehydroquinate synthase II, giving the protein MTRSVWLKADDAVGDWETRKRRITAGLEAGVDWVLVDEADVERVRSLGDVKVAAFRNESDVSLVDDVEAAEDETHDADADAYVVGKGGEGDGTVDLPSDFSGSADLTTLRRGDERANGAYVRILSKDHESFAEEAARNADHTIVVGEDWTIIPLENLIARIGEETELVAGVTSAEEAKTAFETLETGSDGVLVDSDDPDEIRKTVEIRDEAERETLDLRWAEVSAVERTGMADRVCVDTGNLMEHDEGMLVGSMGRGLFFVHAETAESPYVASRPFRVNAGAVHAYVRTPDGGTKYLSELKSGDEVQVVDSNGRTREAIVGRVKIEKRPMFRVEADVEGDRVETLLQNAETIKVHTREGRTAVTDLEPGDEILIYYEQTARHFGEVVEESIIEK; this is encoded by the coding sequence ATGACTCGGAGCGTCTGGCTGAAAGCCGACGATGCCGTCGGCGACTGGGAGACGAGGAAGCGACGAATCACCGCCGGACTCGAAGCGGGCGTCGATTGGGTGCTCGTAGACGAGGCGGACGTAGAGCGCGTCCGTTCGCTCGGCGACGTGAAGGTGGCCGCCTTCCGAAACGAATCGGACGTCAGCCTCGTCGACGACGTAGAGGCGGCCGAAGACGAGACGCACGACGCGGACGCCGACGCGTACGTCGTCGGAAAGGGCGGCGAGGGCGACGGCACGGTGGACCTCCCATCCGATTTCTCGGGCTCTGCGGACCTCACGACGCTCCGCCGCGGCGACGAGAGAGCGAACGGCGCGTACGTCCGCATCCTCTCGAAGGACCACGAGTCGTTCGCGGAGGAGGCGGCCCGGAACGCCGACCACACCATCGTCGTCGGCGAGGACTGGACGATAATCCCGCTCGAGAACCTCATCGCCCGCATCGGCGAGGAGACGGAACTCGTCGCGGGCGTCACGTCAGCCGAAGAGGCCAAGACGGCGTTCGAGACGCTCGAAACCGGTTCCGACGGCGTCCTCGTCGACAGCGACGACCCCGACGAGATTCGCAAGACGGTCGAGATACGCGACGAGGCCGAACGCGAGACGCTCGACCTCCGGTGGGCGGAGGTGTCCGCCGTCGAACGCACCGGGATGGCAGACCGAGTCTGCGTCGATACGGGTAACCTAATGGAACACGACGAGGGGATGCTCGTCGGCAGCATGGGACGGGGCCTCTTTTTCGTCCACGCCGAGACGGCGGAGTCGCCGTACGTCGCCTCCCGGCCGTTCCGCGTCAACGCCGGTGCGGTCCACGCCTACGTCCGGACGCCAGACGGCGGAACGAAGTATCTCTCGGAACTGAAAAGCGGCGACGAGGTGCAGGTCGTCGATTCGAACGGCCGGACGCGCGAGGCTATCGTCGGGCGCGTGAAGATAGAAAAGCGGCCGATGTTCCGCGTCGAAGCCGACGTCGAGGGCGACAGGGTCGAGACGCTTCTGCAGAACGCAGAGACGATCAAAGTCCACACGCGCGAGGGCCGAACCGCGGTGACCGACCTCGAACCGGGCGACGAGATTCTCATCTACTACGAACAGACCGCTCGCCACTTCGGGGAAGTCGTCGAAGAGAGCATCATCGAAAAGTAA
- a CDS encoding zinc ribbon domain-containing protein: MTDTRRRALVAALVGVLGASVGIAGAGHVYLRRWRRAVAWFTVVIAIGVGLVFAFADPAAVSMSDPTALPTEVTGPVFALLFLSTVDAYYVAARGRQDDSGPRCPRCGGELDLQVAFCPWCAAELNSRPIDVEKIELADLDGAETK; encoded by the coding sequence ATGACGGACACACGTCGGCGAGCACTGGTCGCCGCCCTCGTGGGCGTACTCGGTGCGAGCGTCGGTATCGCTGGTGCCGGTCACGTCTACCTCCGACGGTGGCGCAGAGCAGTCGCGTGGTTCACGGTCGTCATCGCTATCGGCGTCGGCCTCGTGTTCGCGTTCGCGGACCCCGCGGCGGTGTCTATGTCCGACCCGACGGCCCTCCCGACGGAGGTGACCGGGCCGGTGTTCGCACTGCTGTTTCTCAGCACGGTCGACGCCTACTACGTCGCCGCGCGCGGTCGGCAGGACGACTCGGGGCCGCGGTGCCCTCGGTGCGGCGGCGAACTCGATCTGCAGGTGGCGTTCTGTCCGTGGTGCGCGGCGGAACTGAACTCGCGCCCCATCGACGTGGAGAAGATCGAACTGGCCGACCTAGACGGCGCGGAAACGAAGTAG
- a CDS encoding type I 3-dehydroquinate dehydratase, protein MQFSFDSFVLAACTADLSDATDPAVEEHADAVEFRMDLAASDPESALDAYDADVPLVATNRAAWEGGDCDDGDDERLATLERAAERDAVAAVDIELDSLLTPRGETAAERVRESGASVVASFHDFEGTPASSELRAKLHRAATVGDVGKVAVTATDDHDALRLLDATNAATTWGDTVATMAMGEAGRHTRAVAPVYGSKIGYAPVQPADATAPGQYALETLSRLVGELERKPDT, encoded by the coding sequence ATGCAGTTCTCTTTCGACTCGTTCGTCCTCGCGGCGTGTACCGCCGACCTCTCGGACGCGACGGACCCCGCCGTCGAGGAACACGCAGACGCCGTGGAGTTCCGGATGGACCTCGCGGCGTCCGACCCCGAATCGGCTCTCGACGCGTACGACGCCGACGTTCCCCTCGTCGCGACGAACCGCGCCGCCTGGGAGGGCGGCGACTGCGACGACGGCGACGACGAACGACTGGCGACGCTCGAACGGGCGGCCGAACGAGACGCGGTGGCGGCCGTCGATATCGAACTCGACAGTCTGCTCACGCCTCGGGGGGAGACGGCCGCAGAGCGAGTTCGAGAGTCCGGCGCGTCGGTCGTCGCCTCGTTCCACGATTTCGAGGGGACGCCCGCCAGTTCGGAACTCCGCGCGAAACTCCACCGGGCGGCCACGGTGGGCGACGTGGGGAAAGTCGCGGTGACGGCGACGGACGACCACGACGCCCTGCGCCTCCTCGACGCGACGAACGCCGCGACGACGTGGGGTGACACCGTTGCGACGATGGCGATGGGCGAGGCGGGCCGACACACCCGCGCCGTCGCCCCCGTCTACGGGTCGAAAATCGGCTACGCGCCGGTTCAACCCGCCGACGCGACGGCACCGGGACAGTACGCCCTAGAGACGCTCTCTCGACTCGTCGGAGAACTGGAAAGAAAACCGGACACTTAA
- a CDS encoding transcription initiation factor IIB, whose protein sequence is MSEKSTFTRRTARTREEPTERTGDERSADSAGEKWGRQTDESETESETTDEELSCPECGGNVITDDEHGETVCDDCGLVITEDSVDRGPEWRAFDAQEKDSKSRVGAPTTNTMHDKGLSTNIDWRDKDAYGNSLSSNQRQKMQRLRKWNERFRTRDSKERNLKQALGEIDRMASALGLPENVRETASVIYRRALDDDLLPGRSIEGVATSCTYAAARMAGVPRSLDEITEVSRVEKSEVARTYRYIARELSLEVKPADPEQYVPRFASELGLSDESKMRARQLLKNAKEKGVHSGKSPVGLAAAAVYAAALLTNEKTTQAAVSDVADISEVTIRNRYHELLEAEESLGLA, encoded by the coding sequence ATGAGCGAGAAGAGCACCTTCACTCGCAGAACTGCGAGAACGAGAGAGGAACCGACAGAGCGGACCGGCGACGAACGCAGTGCCGACTCCGCGGGAGAGAAGTGGGGGCGACAGACGGACGAATCCGAGACGGAATCGGAGACGACCGACGAGGAACTGTCGTGTCCCGAGTGCGGCGGCAACGTCATCACCGACGACGAACACGGAGAGACCGTCTGTGACGACTGCGGACTCGTCATCACCGAAGACTCCGTGGACCGGGGTCCCGAGTGGCGCGCGTTCGACGCCCAAGAGAAAGACAGCAAGTCCCGCGTCGGCGCGCCGACGACGAACACGATGCACGACAAGGGTCTCTCGACCAACATCGACTGGCGCGACAAGGACGCGTACGGGAACTCGCTGTCGTCGAACCAGCGTCAGAAGATGCAGCGTCTCCGCAAGTGGAACGAGCGCTTCCGCACCCGAGACTCGAAAGAGCGCAACCTCAAACAGGCGCTCGGCGAGATAGACCGCATGGCCTCCGCACTCGGCCTTCCCGAGAACGTCCGCGAGACGGCGTCGGTCATCTACCGCCGCGCACTCGACGACGACCTGTTGCCCGGACGGTCCATCGAGGGCGTCGCCACGTCCTGTACGTACGCCGCCGCGCGGATGGCCGGCGTCCCGCGTTCGCTCGACGAGATTACGGAAGTCTCTCGCGTCGAAAAGAGCGAAGTCGCACGGACGTACCGCTACATCGCGCGGGAACTCTCCTTGGAAGTCAAGCCCGCCGACCCGGAACAGTACGTCCCGCGCTTCGCCTCGGAACTCGGACTCTCCGACGAGTCGAAGATGCGCGCGCGTCAACTGTTGAAGAACGCAAAAGAGAAGGGCGTCCACTCCGGGAAGTCGCCGGTCGGCCTCGCGGCCGCCGCCGTCTACGCCGCCGCCCTCCTCACGAACGAGAAGACGACGCAGGCCGCAGTCAGCGACGTCGCGGACATCTCCGAAGTCACCATCCGCAACCGGTACCACGAACTCCTCGAAGCCGAGGAGAGTCTCGGTCTGGCCTGA
- a CDS encoding cobalamin-binding protein: MEDDPESERGGDGPRVVSLAPSATATLSAMGADDLVVGVTAHCETERPVVGGWLNPNYDRIAELDPDLVCTSDGLQADVRDELVGRGFDVCHVEPDGLDAVVDSFETVGRAVGRPDAGAELAADARGRLDGVRRSVPDERDGPRPVVYCEEWSDPPMAAGNWVPEAVATAGGRYPFVSPGERSREASRSAVEAADPDHVVLHVCGRGDRVDPESFRTRGWNVDAEIHVLDDDLLNQPSPRLIEGIETLSALLSE, translated from the coding sequence ATGGAAGACGACCCGGAGAGCGAACGCGGTGGAGACGGGCCGCGCGTCGTCTCACTCGCCCCGAGTGCGACGGCGACGCTCTCGGCGATGGGTGCCGATGACCTCGTCGTCGGCGTCACGGCGCACTGCGAGACGGAGAGGCCGGTCGTCGGCGGGTGGTTGAACCCCAACTACGACCGCATCGCGGAGTTGGACCCGGACCTCGTCTGCACCAGCGACGGCCTCCAAGCGGACGTTCGCGACGAACTCGTCGGGCGCGGATTCGACGTCTGCCACGTCGAACCTGACGGACTGGACGCCGTCGTCGACTCCTTCGAGACGGTGGGGCGCGCGGTCGGACGCCCCGACGCGGGGGCCGAACTCGCGGCCGACGCGCGGGGGCGCCTCGACGGCGTCCGGCGGTCGGTCCCCGACGAACGCGACGGGCCCCGCCCGGTCGTCTACTGCGAAGAGTGGTCCGACCCTCCGATGGCGGCGGGCAACTGGGTCCCCGAGGCGGTGGCGACGGCGGGCGGACGCTACCCGTTCGTCTCGCCCGGCGAACGCTCTCGGGAGGCGTCTCGGTCCGCCGTCGAGGCGGCCGACCCCGACCACGTCGTGTTGCACGTCTGCGGGCGCGGCGACCGGGTGGACCCGGAGTCGTTCCGAACGCGCGGGTGGAACGTCGACGCGGAGATTCACGTCCTCGACGACGACCTGTTGAACCAACCGAGTCCGCGACTCATCGAGGGAATCGAGACGCTTTCCGCTCTCCTCTCGGAGTAA
- the yjjX gene encoding inosine/xanthosine triphosphatase, with the protein MRVAVGSGNPVKCDATERALDDADVSSVPVPSGVSEQPTGIAETRTGAENRAVAALESGDYDFGVGIEGGVASFEGSADLFLVMWAAVTDGEATGFGAGPSLRLPGRIADRIREGEELGPVMDDVLGTENVAKKQGAAGAFTGGRMSRTDALESAVTAAFAPFSSGLY; encoded by the coding sequence ATGCGAGTCGCAGTCGGAAGCGGAAATCCGGTGAAGTGCGACGCGACGGAACGCGCACTCGACGACGCGGACGTGTCGTCCGTCCCGGTCCCCTCGGGCGTCTCGGAGCAACCGACGGGTATCGCGGAGACGCGGACCGGCGCGGAGAACCGCGCCGTCGCCGCCCTCGAATCGGGCGACTACGACTTCGGCGTCGGAATCGAGGGCGGCGTCGCCTCGTTCGAGGGTTCCGCGGACCTCTTTTTGGTGATGTGGGCGGCCGTGACCGACGGCGAGGCCACGGGATTCGGCGCGGGGCCGAGTCTCCGCCTCCCCGGCCGCATCGCCGACCGAATCCGCGAGGGCGAGGAACTCGGACCGGTGATGGACGACGTTCTCGGCACCGAAAACGTCGCGAAGAAACAGGGCGCGGCCGGGGCGTTCACCGGCGGTCGGATGTCGCGGACGGACGCGCTCGAATCTGCGGTGACCGCGGCGTTCGCGCCGTTTTCGAGCGGGCTATACTAA
- a CDS encoding flippase-like domain-containing protein — protein MSRPTAGDAVDASVTAEVSVVLPAYNEEDTIERTVETTVSALSRFLPADAFEVIVAEDGCSDRTPEIAERMADEDARVRHFHSDERLGRGGALEHAFAAATGDVLVYFDTDLATDMRHLEELVERVRSGDCDVATGSRWMPENVASRPAKRGVPSRAYNGLVRTFLRSDLRDHQCGFKAFSREVFETLRDDVEDEHWFWDTEMLVRAQREGFAVEEFAVDWTPKGDTKVDLVRDVFGMGSQILRTWWQLAVRPRITRRVALVAGAVLTVVAMLLMTQYIDFGAVVSEVRQADAAFVAVATVVYLLSWPVRGIRYRDILEELGYREKAGFLTGAVFVSQTGNLVFPARAGDLIRAYVVKARRGIPYPTGFASLAAERVFDLLTIAGLAGIVLVGYTVTGQTAELAETLVGAEEAGQVAVVVATLVGLAAVVAVAVIAFTARSDSNFAGALVRRASSDSYAEYVAGVVERFASDLQTVAGTRRGFARVGLSSVVIWTLDVITAVIILAAFDPGLGLVELLAVGFFAVSVGNLAKVLPLSPGGVGLYEGAFTLLVIGLTDVGPSIAIGAAVLDHALKNIVTLVGGYASMIGLNVSLTTAVEETRDVRESPDGAARLDD, from the coding sequence ATGAGTCGTCCGACCGCAGGGGACGCGGTCGACGCTTCCGTAACCGCCGAGGTGAGCGTCGTCCTCCCTGCATACAACGAAGAGGACACTATCGAACGGACCGTCGAGACGACAGTTTCGGCGCTCTCTCGGTTCCTCCCCGCCGACGCGTTCGAGGTCATCGTCGCCGAAGACGGCTGTTCGGACCGAACGCCCGAAATTGCAGAGCGAATGGCCGACGAGGACGCCCGCGTCCGGCACTTCCACAGCGACGAACGACTGGGTCGCGGCGGGGCACTCGAACACGCCTTCGCGGCGGCGACGGGCGACGTGCTCGTCTACTTCGACACCGACCTCGCGACGGACATGCGACATCTCGAAGAACTGGTCGAACGGGTCCGGTCCGGCGACTGCGACGTTGCCACCGGGTCGCGGTGGATGCCCGAGAACGTGGCGTCGCGACCCGCAAAGCGCGGCGTTCCGAGTCGCGCGTACAACGGCCTCGTGCGCACGTTCCTCCGGTCGGACCTCCGAGACCACCAGTGCGGGTTCAAGGCGTTCTCCCGCGAGGTGTTCGAGACGCTCCGCGACGACGTGGAAGACGAACACTGGTTTTGGGACACCGAGATGCTCGTCCGCGCCCAACGCGAGGGGTTCGCGGTCGAGGAGTTCGCCGTGGACTGGACGCCGAAAGGCGACACGAAGGTCGATTTAGTCCGGGACGTGTTCGGGATGGGGAGCCAGATACTCCGCACGTGGTGGCAACTGGCGGTTCGCCCCCGCATCACGCGCCGCGTCGCGTTGGTCGCCGGTGCGGTTCTCACCGTCGTCGCGATGCTCCTCATGACGCAGTACATCGACTTCGGGGCCGTCGTCTCGGAGGTGCGACAGGCCGACGCGGCGTTCGTCGCCGTCGCCACCGTCGTCTACCTCCTCTCGTGGCCGGTCCGCGGAATCCGCTACCGCGACATCCTCGAAGAGTTGGGCTACCGGGAGAAGGCGGGCTTTCTCACCGGCGCGGTGTTCGTCAGCCAAACCGGGAACCTCGTCTTCCCCGCGCGGGCGGGTGACCTCATCCGCGCGTACGTGGTGAAAGCGCGGCGGGGAATCCCCTATCCGACGGGATTCGCCTCGCTCGCGGCCGAACGCGTCTTCGACCTCCTCACCATCGCGGGACTCGCAGGTATCGTCCTCGTCGGGTACACCGTCACCGGGCAGACGGCGGAACTCGCGGAGACACTCGTCGGCGCGGAGGAGGCCGGACAGGTCGCCGTCGTCGTCGCGACACTCGTCGGTCTGGCCGCCGTCGTCGCCGTCGCCGTCATCGCCTTCACCGCGCGGTCCGACAGCAACTTCGCGGGCGCACTCGTCCGCCGGGCGAGTTCCGACTCCTACGCGGAGTACGTCGCGGGCGTCGTCGAACGGTTCGCGAGCGACTTACAGACCGTCGCCGGGACGCGACGCGGGTTCGCCCGCGTGGGCCTGTCGAGCGTCGTCATCTGGACGCTCGACGTCATCACGGCGGTCATCATCCTCGCGGCGTTCGACCCCGGACTCGGACTCGTCGAACTCCTCGCAGTCGGCTTCTTCGCCGTCAGCGTCGGCAACCTCGCGAAGGTGCTTCCCCTCTCGCCGGGCGGCGTCGGCCTCTACGAGGGCGCGTTCACCCTGCTCGTCATCGGCCTGACCGACGTGGGACCATCCATCGCCATCGGCGCGGCGGTGTTGGACCACGCGTTGAAGAACATCGTCACCCTCGTCGGCGGGTACGCCTCGATGATCGGACTGAACGTCTCTCTGACGACGGCCGTCGAAGAGACGCGCGACGTCAGAGAGTCCCCCGACGGGGCGGCGAGACTCGACGACTAG
- a CDS encoding DUF7123 family protein, whose amino-acid sequence MSTTASAPTTDLSDKQRRILRYLETNAPEQMYFKSRLIAEDLGLSAKEVGANMRALLSDEFDVTVEKWGYSSGTTWKVTV is encoded by the coding sequence ATGAGCACCACCGCTTCTGCCCCGACGACCGACCTCAGCGACAAACAGCGACGTATCCTGCGGTACCTCGAAACGAACGCGCCGGAGCAGATGTACTTCAAATCCCGCCTCATCGCCGAGGACCTCGGTCTGTCCGCGAAAGAGGTCGGCGCGAACATGCGAGCGCTTCTCTCCGACGAGTTCGACGTGACGGTCGAAAAGTGGGGCTACTCCTCGGGGACGACGTGGAAAGTGACCGTCTAA
- a CDS encoding winged helix-turn-helix transcriptional regulator has protein sequence MAENGVDEEKRATLRRFAAFGAATPLVGLGDDDGSGDEPAESGSDARDAIVGYVAATPGAHFSKVRDDLKLGTGETQYHLRHLLEEGVVESRRDGDYKRFFPTGRFSEFEQASLGYLRRSTARGMVIELLRDPDATGSDLADRLDVSRATVSTYARELDEAGLLSRENGYAVRRPETLITLLIRYADSFGPDAAEFAGDAAQIIRFDP, from the coding sequence ATGGCAGAAAATGGGGTGGACGAAGAAAAACGGGCCACGCTGCGACGGTTCGCGGCGTTCGGGGCCGCGACGCCGCTCGTCGGGTTGGGAGACGACGACGGAAGTGGGGACGAACCGGCCGAATCCGGAAGCGACGCGCGGGACGCTATCGTCGGATACGTGGCCGCGACGCCGGGTGCGCATTTCTCGAAAGTTCGCGACGACCTGAAGCTAGGGACCGGTGAGACGCAGTATCACCTGCGACATCTCCTCGAAGAGGGCGTCGTCGAGTCCCGGCGCGACGGCGACTACAAACGGTTCTTCCCGACCGGGCGGTTCAGCGAGTTCGAACAGGCGTCGCTCGGCTATCTGCGTCGTTCGACGGCGCGCGGGATGGTGATCGAACTGCTCCGCGACCCGGACGCCACGGGGTCCGACCTCGCAGACCGCCTCGACGTGTCGCGCGCGACGGTGAGCACGTACGCGAGAGAACTCGACGAGGCCGGTCTGCTCTCGCGCGAGAACGGGTACGCCGTGCGTCGCCCCGAGACGCTCATCACCCTCCTCATCCGGTACGCGGACTCGTTCGGCCCCGACGCCGCCGAGTTCGCCGGTGACGCCGCACAGATAATTCGGTTCGACCCCTGA